In Janthinobacterium rivuli, a single genomic region encodes these proteins:
- a CDS encoding MFS transporter: MMKSRLVYLALFSTIFADAAGIGIVYPTLTPLLLGDASPLFDASQGPAFRSAVYGLLLAIYPLMMCLGSPWLGALSDRKGRKPVLLLCLLGNAGGMALTAFGVWQGSLVLICCGRALAGITAASLPVAQAAIIDLSTTDSKAANLALVTAANGIGFVAGPLLGGIMHQQGAALWLPYLWAALLPLASAVLVLLCYTDTRALSTDNTHPWRNLWQMLCRPELRHPLLLLAIFLLGYYMYFNYMAAFALLHYSFDAWQEAQLLAYYSTCFALAMLFIVPWATRRFALERILPISLSIQPPLVAAVALGDAPAVLWLLTGPLAIAVATTYVCLLSIASNRTLTERQGQLMGLISSINALAWGVAPLITAALQPLSTLLPIMVAALVLLAGVACMLLARQRQLQAGGAK, encoded by the coding sequence ATGATGAAATCCAGACTGGTTTATCTCGCCCTGTTCAGTACCATTTTCGCCGATGCCGCCGGCATCGGCATCGTCTATCCGACCCTGACCCCGCTGCTGCTGGGCGATGCGTCGCCGCTGTTCGACGCCAGCCAGGGGCCGGCCTTCCGCTCGGCCGTCTACGGCCTGCTGCTGGCCATCTATCCGCTGATGATGTGCCTCGGCTCGCCCTGGCTGGGCGCCCTGTCGGACCGCAAGGGCCGCAAGCCCGTACTTCTGCTGTGCTTGCTCGGCAATGCCGGCGGCATGGCGCTGACCGCCTTTGGCGTCTGGCAAGGCAGCCTGGTACTGATCTGCTGCGGCCGGGCGCTGGCCGGCATCACGGCCGCCAGCCTGCCGGTGGCGCAAGCGGCCATCATCGACCTGAGCACGACCGACAGCAAGGCCGCCAACCTCGCGCTGGTGACGGCCGCCAACGGCATCGGCTTCGTTGCCGGGCCGCTGCTGGGCGGCATCATGCACCAGCAGGGCGCGGCGCTGTGGCTGCCCTATCTCTGGGCGGCGCTGCTGCCGCTGGCCAGCGCCGTGCTTGTCCTGCTGTGCTACACGGATACCCGCGCTTTGTCGACCGACAACACCCATCCGTGGCGCAATCTGTGGCAGATGCTGTGCCGTCCCGAGCTGCGCCATCCCTTGCTGCTGCTGGCCATCTTTCTACTCGGCTACTACATGTATTTCAACTACATGGCCGCGTTTGCGCTGCTGCATTACAGCTTTGACGCCTGGCAGGAAGCCCAGCTGCTGGCGTATTATTCCACCTGCTTTGCCCTTGCCATGCTGTTTATCGTGCCCTGGGCCACCCGCCGCTTTGCGCTGGAGCGCATCCTGCCCATCAGCCTGTCCATCCAGCCGCCGCTGGTCGCTGCCGTGGCCCTGGGCGATGCGCCTGCCGTGCTATGGCTGCTGACCGGCCCGCTGGCGATCGCCGTCGCCACGACCTATGTCTGTCTGCTCAGCATTGCTTCCAACCGCACGCTGACGGAGCGCCAGGGACAACTGATGGGCTTGATCTCTTCGATCAATGCCCTGGCCTGGGGTGTCGCGCCGCTGATCACGGCGGCCCTGCAGCCCCTGTCGACCTTGCTACCGATCATGGTGGCGGCGCTGGTCTTGCTCGCTGGCGTGGCGTGCATGCTGCTCGCGCGCCAGCGCCAGCTGCAAGCGGGCGGCGCCAAGTGA
- the fabF gene encoding beta-ketoacyl-ACP synthase II, producing the protein MSSSPYVLPHPLGLRRVVVTGIGMLTPLAVGAERTWQRLLAGHSGIGVLDRFPAAHLPARIAGQLPAAGEEGGFRPEDWVERKELKKMDPFIVYAIAAATEALRDAGWAPAELAEQERSGVMIGSGIGGLPGIEGAARALENGSQRRLSPFFIPSNLINLATGHIAIQHHLRGPAHATVTACASGAHAIGDAARMIALDDADVMVAGGTEGTICELGVAGFCAARALSTAFNDAPERASRPWDRDRDGFVMGEGSGVMVLEEYEHARARGARIYAEVIGYGMSGDAYHAVAPPEDGNGAARAMQAALRRARLAPESIDYINAHATSTPAGDLAEIAALRHVFGAHLHGGVSVSSTKSAMGHLLGASGSVEAILSVLALRDQIVPPTLNLDNRAAECEGIDLVAGKAYARPIRHVLSNSFGFGGTNAALIFAAPPDAAP; encoded by the coding sequence ATGTCTTCGTCCCCCTACGTCCTCCCCCATCCACTCGGCCTGCGCCGCGTGGTCGTTACAGGCATCGGCATGCTGACCCCGCTGGCGGTGGGCGCCGAGCGCACCTGGCAACGGCTGCTGGCCGGCCACAGCGGCATCGGCGTGCTGGACCGCTTTCCCGCCGCCCACCTGCCGGCGCGCATCGCGGGTCAGTTGCCGGCGGCCGGGGAAGAAGGCGGTTTTCGGCCCGAGGACTGGGTCGAACGCAAGGAACTGAAGAAAATGGATCCGTTCATCGTCTACGCCATCGCCGCAGCCACCGAAGCGCTGCGCGATGCCGGCTGGGCCCCGGCCGAGCTGGCGGAACAGGAACGCAGCGGCGTCATGATCGGTTCCGGCATCGGCGGCCTGCCCGGCATCGAAGGCGCGGCCAGGGCGCTGGAAAATGGCAGCCAGCGGCGCCTGTCGCCATTTTTCATCCCGTCCAACCTGATCAACCTGGCAACTGGACACATCGCCATCCAGCACCATCTGCGCGGCCCGGCGCACGCCACCGTCACCGCCTGCGCCTCGGGCGCGCACGCCATCGGCGATGCGGCGCGCATGATTGCGCTCGACGATGCCGATGTTATGGTTGCCGGCGGCACCGAAGGCACGATCTGCGAGCTCGGCGTGGCAGGTTTTTGCGCCGCCCGCGCCCTCTCCACGGCGTTCAACGATGCGCCCGAGCGCGCCTCCCGGCCCTGGGACCGTGACCGCGACGGCTTCGTGATGGGCGAAGGCAGCGGCGTCATGGTGCTGGAAGAGTACGAACACGCGCGTGCGCGCGGCGCGCGGATATACGCCGAAGTGATCGGCTATGGCATGTCGGGCGACGCCTACCATGCCGTGGCGCCGCCGGAAGACGGCAACGGCGCGGCCCGCGCCATGCAGGCGGCGTTGCGGCGCGCCCGCCTGGCGCCCGAGTCCATCGATTACATCAATGCGCACGCGACGTCGACCCCCGCCGGCGACCTGGCGGAAATCGCCGCCTTGCGGCACGTGTTCGGCGCCCATCTGCACGGCGGCGTCTCGGTATCCTCGACCAAGTCGGCCATGGGCCACCTGCTGGGCGCTTCCGGCAGCGTGGAAGCCATCCTGTCGGTGCTGGCCTTGCGCGACCAGATCGTGCCGCCCACCTTGAATCTGGACAACCGCGCCGCCGAATGCGAAGGCATCGATCTGGTGGCCGGCAAGGCATACGCCAGGCCGATCCGCCATGTACTGTCGAATTCGTTCGGTTTTGGCGGCACCAATGCCGCGCTGATTTTTGCCGCGCCGCCGGATGCCGCCCCTTGA
- a CDS encoding LuxR family transcriptional regulator translates to MIENLAATRTPDDIFEVLVGVAGDLGFDYCAYGLQGRLPMSRPKVFTVNNYPSSWQRRYSEQSYMRSDPTVSRANRSLLPILWGGEMLDENREFWEDAHAHGLRYGWGQSSCDMSGQVGLLSFSRSCKPLTEREIDVLSLRVAWLANVVHEHFADAIAVPAKDAPKIQLTEREAEVLRWCADGKTSADISEILNITERTVTFHISNSLQKLDTVNKTAAVIKAMALRLL, encoded by the coding sequence GTGATCGAAAATCTGGCTGCTACCCGCACGCCGGATGACATATTCGAAGTGCTGGTGGGTGTGGCCGGCGACCTGGGGTTCGATTATTGCGCCTATGGCCTGCAAGGCCGTCTGCCGATGTCCAGGCCCAAGGTGTTTACGGTGAATAATTACCCGAGTTCGTGGCAGCGCCGTTATTCCGAGCAGTCGTACATGCGTTCCGACCCGACGGTCAGCCGCGCCAACCGCTCCTTGCTGCCCATCCTGTGGGGCGGCGAAATGCTGGACGAGAATCGCGAGTTCTGGGAGGACGCCCACGCCCACGGCTTGCGCTACGGCTGGGGGCAATCGTCCTGCGACATGAGCGGCCAGGTTGGCCTGCTGAGTTTTTCCCGCTCCTGCAAACCCTTGACGGAGCGGGAAATCGACGTGCTCTCCTTGCGCGTGGCCTGGCTTGCCAATGTCGTGCATGAACATTTTGCCGACGCCATCGCCGTGCCGGCCAAGGATGCGCCCAAAATCCAGCTGACCGAGCGCGAGGCGGAAGTGCTGCGCTGGTGCGCCGATGGCAAGACCTCGGCCGACATCAGCGAGATCCTGAACATTACCGAACGCACCGTGACCTTTCACATCAGCAACTCCCTGCAGAAGCTCGATACCGTCAACAAGACGGCCGCCGTCATCAAGGCGATGGCCTTGCGCCTGCTGTAA
- a CDS encoding acyl-homoserine-lactone synthase has translation MKSELEHYRYKVFVETLGWDLPSQDGRETDQFDHDDTYYVIARDGEGRINGCARLLPTDRQYLLGEIFPQLMAGQAPPRHHEIWELSRFTSMDLHDNRNTLEDTFRLLRKAIATAATLGARRIISVSPVGIERLLRQGGFSTERAGPPMRVNGHLLYACWIDVPAQLEPISALPARLWRMLGVRGTAALRGQIAGAA, from the coding sequence TTGAAGTCCGAATTGGAGCACTACCGCTACAAAGTGTTTGTGGAAACCCTGGGATGGGATTTGCCATCGCAGGATGGCAGGGAGACGGACCAGTTCGACCATGACGATACCTACTATGTCATCGCGCGCGATGGCGAGGGGCGCATCAACGGCTGCGCCCGGCTCTTGCCCACCGATCGCCAATATTTACTGGGGGAAATATTTCCCCAGCTAATGGCCGGCCAGGCACCGCCGCGCCATCACGAGATCTGGGAATTGTCCCGCTTCACGTCGATGGATCTGCACGACAACCGCAATACCCTGGAAGACACCTTCCGCCTGCTGCGCAAGGCCATCGCCACGGCGGCGACCTTGGGCGCGCGCCGGATTATTTCCGTCTCCCCCGTCGGCATCGAGCGCCTGCTGCGGCAAGGCGGCTTTTCGACGGAGCGCGCCGGGCCGCCGATGCGCGTGAACGGCCACCTGCTGTACGCGTGCTGGATCGATGTGCCGGCCCAGCTCGAGCCGATCAGCGCACTGCCGGCGCGCCTGTGGCGCATGCTCGGCGTGCGCGGCACGGCAGCGCTGCGGGGACAAATCGCCGGCGCCGCTTAG
- a CDS encoding tetratricopeptide repeat protein — protein MPNDKVLPRNQSLPLFNPHVADFICEAEASKVPPIDAQAEDWFLEARAMEDPEIFVEDRDYKKIVDLTRQAAERLHWKAMLNLASLYVEGRDPLHGEEEAVQLVEKAMRLGIPAAYDRMGTYYANGTGVTGDITRAYAFWQKAAQMGNPQAMGFLGEKLTAGEDHPGIDMWGNIPVATKMLECAVAQGYGPSAYDLYYLYYLYYVVRTPDGTSDGERTAETKERALQVLHVGVSLGCEKCANKLQIEFGDPFDLANMVVPYIDKARAERYGVLNRALGFNPNRRFPNLDKILPLPPADLPPWDGQRKSLLDAAMGVRPPPATPKPSAASLLQKPYFLAADYALHPTGLHSDAPTAPFSAYWQPAAGQGLTEPARLFRKGEEFRHFSVLDADGKSRYGSVTWEQCLTIRHNQGAVEPRAVHGLLREVARPEPWLSCACDQACPVSGVWQPWVAADHPLQATVNQYWRQAWLTQGAPFPRPRRDWLLDLPDDHVTWHLMDASPRVLRGGELAHLLVLEHQPVGQAKHV, from the coding sequence ATGCCTAACGACAAAGTCCTGCCACGCAACCAAAGCCTGCCACTTTTCAATCCGCATGTCGCGGATTTTATCTGTGAAGCCGAGGCGAGCAAAGTGCCACCCATCGATGCGCAAGCCGAGGACTGGTTCCTCGAAGCGCGCGCCATGGAAGACCCTGAAATTTTCGTGGAAGACCGCGATTACAAAAAAATCGTCGATCTGACGCGTCAAGCGGCAGAGCGATTGCACTGGAAGGCGATGCTCAATCTGGCCAGCCTGTATGTGGAAGGGCGTGATCCCTTGCATGGAGAGGAAGAGGCGGTGCAACTGGTGGAAAAGGCGATGCGGCTCGGAATTCCGGCGGCTTATGACCGGATGGGAACGTATTATGCGAATGGTACGGGCGTCACCGGCGACATCACTCGCGCTTATGCCTTCTGGCAAAAGGCGGCGCAGATGGGAAATCCACAGGCAATGGGTTTTCTCGGCGAAAAATTGACCGCTGGAGAGGATCATCCAGGTATTGATATGTGGGGCAATATTCCTGTAGCGACCAAAATGCTGGAATGTGCGGTTGCCCAAGGTTATGGTCCATCCGCATATGATTTATATTATTTATATTATTTATATTATGTAGTAAGAACTCCTGACGGTACATCTGATGGGGAAAGAACTGCTGAAACCAAAGAACGCGCTTTGCAAGTATTACATGTTGGAGTAAGCCTGGGTTGCGAGAAGTGTGCAAACAAACTTCAGATTGAATTCGGAGATCCATTTGATCTTGCGAACATGGTGGTTCCGTATATTGATAAAGCACGGGCGGAACGTTATGGCGTACTTAATCGTGCCCTCGGTTTCAATCCCAATCGCCGCTTCCCCAACCTCGATAAAATTCTGCCATTGCCACCGGCCGATCTGCCGCCGTGGGATGGTCAACGAAAGAGCCTGCTCGACGCCGCCATGGGCGTCCGTCCACCGCCAGCCACCCCAAAACCAAGCGCCGCCTCGCTGTTACAAAAACCGTATTTCCTGGCAGCCGACTATGCGCTGCATCCCACCGGCTTGCACAGCGACGCGCCGACCGCGCCGTTTTCCGCATACTGGCAACCCGCCGCTGGGCAGGGTTTGACGGAGCCGGCCCGGCTGTTCCGTAAAGGCGAAGAGTTCCGCCATTTCAGCGTGCTCGATGCTGATGGCAAGAGCCGTTATGGCAGCGTGACGTGGGAACAGTGTCTGACGATACGGCATAACCAAGGGGCCGTGGAACCGCGCGCGGTGCACGGCTTGCTGCGCGAGGTGGCGCGGCCCGAGCCATGGTTGAGCTGCGCTTGCGACCAGGCCTGTCCGGTCAGCGGCGTCTGGCAACCGTGGGTAGCGGCCGACCATCCGCTGCAGGCGACCGTCAACCAGTACTGGCGCCAGGCATGGCTGACCCAGGGCGCACCGTTCCCGCGACCGCGCCGCGACTGGCTGCTGGACTTGCCAGACGACCATGTGACGTGGCATTTGATGGATGCGTCACCCCGTGTCCTGCGGGGCGGGGAACTGGCGCACCTCCTGGTGCTCGAACATCAGCCGGTAGGCCAGGCTAAGCACGTATAA
- a CDS encoding tetratricopeptide repeat protein yields the protein MSKKNTVFFRLPFFALAVLLCVPLIACKMPNDKVPPRNQSLPLFNPHVADFICETEASKVPPIDAQAEDWFLEARAMEDPEIFVEDRDYKKIVDLTRQAAQRLHWKAMLNLASLYVEGRDPLHGEEEAVQLVEKAMRLGIPAAYDRMGTYYANGTGVSGDITRAYAFWQKAAQMGNPQAMGFLGEKLTAGEDHPGIDMWGNIPVATKMLECALAQGYGPSAYDLYYLYYVVRTPDGTSDGERTAETKERALQVLHVGVSLGCEKCANKLQIEFGDPFDLANMVVPYIDKARAERYGVLNRELGFNPNARFPNLDKVLPLPPADLPPWNGDRDTLLHAAMGVRPPPATPKPSAASLLQKPYFLAADYALRRTGLHSDAPTAPFSAYWQPAQGQGLTEPARLFHKGEEFRHFSVLDADGKSRYGSVTWEQCLTIRHSHGAVEPRAVHGLLRKVARPEPWLSCACGQACPVSGVWQPWVAVDHPLQAIVNQYWRQAWLTQGAPFPRPRRDWLLDLPDDDVTWHLMDASIPGLG from the coding sequence ATGAGTAAAAAAAATACCGTCTTTTTTCGCCTGCCATTTTTTGCGTTGGCAGTTCTTCTCTGTGTTCCTTTGATTGCCTGCAAAATGCCTAACGACAAAGTCCCGCCACGCAACCAAAGCCTGCCACTTTTCAATCCGCATGTCGCGGATTTTATCTGTGAAACCGAGGCGAGCAAGGTGCCGCCCATCGATGCGCAAGCCGAGGACTGGTTCCTCGAAGCGCGCGCCATGGAAGATCCTGAAATTTTCGTGGAAGACCGCGATTACAAAAAAATCGTCGATCTGACGCGTCAAGCGGCGCAGCGTTTGCACTGGAAGGCGATGCTCAATCTGGCCAGCCTGTATGTGGAAGGGCGTGATCCCTTGCATGGAGAGGAAGAAGCGGTGCAACTGGTGGAAAAGGCGATGCGGCTCGGCATACCTGCCGCCTATGACCGGATGGGAACGTATTATGCGAATGGTACGGGCGTCAGCGGCGACATCACGCGCGCTTATGCTTTCTGGCAAAAGGCGGCGCAGATGGGCAATCCACAGGCAATGGGTTTTCTCGGCGAAAAATTGACTGCTGGAGAGGATCATCCAGGTATTGATATGTGGGGCAACATTCCTGTAGCGACCAAAATGCTGGAATGTGCGCTTGCCCAAGGTTATGGTCCATCCGCATATGATTTATATTATTTATATTATGTAGTAAGAACTCCTGACGGTACATCTGATGGGGAAAGAACCGCTGAAACCAAAGAACGCGCTTTGCAAGTATTACATGTTGGAGTAAGCCTGGGTTGCGAGAAGTGTGCAAACAAACTTCAGATTGAATTCGGAGATCCATTTGATCTTGCGAACATGGTGGTTCCGTATATTGATAAAGCACGGGCGGAACGTTATGGCGTACTTAATCGTGAACTGGGATTCAATCCCAACGCGCGCTTTCCTAATCTGGACAAGGTATTGCCACTGCCCCCCGCCGATTTGCCGCCCTGGAATGGCGACAGGGATACCTTGCTGCATGCCGCCATGGGCGTGCGCCCACCGCCAGCCACCCCGAAACCAAGCGCCGCCTCGCTGTTACAAAAGCCGTATTTCCTGGCAGCCGACTATGCGCTGCGCCGCACCGGCTTGCACAGCGACGCGCCGACCGCGCCGTTTTCCGCATACTGGCAACCGGCCCAAGGGCAGGGTTTGACGGAGCCGGCCCGGCTGTTCCATAAAGGCGAAGAGTTCCGCCATTTCAGCGTGCTCGATGCTGATGGCAAGAGCCGTTATGGCAGCGTGACGTGGGAACAGTGTCTGACGATACGGCATAGCCATGGGGCAGTGGAGCCGCGCGCGGTGCACGGCTTGCTGCGCAAGGTGGCGCGGCCCGAGCCATGGTTGAGCTGTGCTTGCGGGCAAGCGTGTCCGGTCAGCGGCGTCTGGCAACCGTGGGTAGCGGTCGACCATCCGCTGCAGGCCATCGTCAACCAGTACTGGCGCCAGGCGTGGCTGACCCAGGGCGCACCGTTCCCGCGACCGCGCCGCGACTGGCTGCTCGATTTGCCAGACGACGATGTGACGTGGCATTTGATGGATGCGTCCATTCCTGGTCTTGGATAA
- a CDS encoding phospholipase D-like domain-containing protein, which translates to MPESTSRIETTHIDEVGRTATSSLQWLLENRNLKGKASHPITHNNKLTLFICGQEGFADIAAEIARAKNSIDLCCWGFDPGMELVRGNSATWPRGDTFGDLLIAAARRHVRVRLLIWYDRIGSPIARTMPGYSHGTSPWKTGGQRPDDISARASLAMLQEAVRKKLVLSSAFRGDIVRPEDIPMLAREEYCHSWYAAAFHGLLEGLEIRLRHGDSAAISKSIATEINQPRGLTMGEIEKPGMQYLGTHHQKPVLIDFSHEMGSKAVGYVMGLNSVTDYWDTTAHLLDDTRREQGGVNERRECLQGMAADGGFATLKPYQDYACRIDGGKALIALYNNFVKAWDRAIDDRTHQAAGECVSWYSSCKNPPAQLLREAGPDDSTVQIVLTQPEEQDKTIKETYFRAVTQASLAAGYLYVENQYFQYEEWARHLLAERKKVVAAWKAGSLKAGKTMRDMPVMHVFIVIPVPERAQMVPRTHDTLAALGQHAGMTGQNTMIDDYNKQPKTRPVRGGFGITNEVEVKLPDVVRHSNGINKPGVMTLESEFGLKVSVAMLNVSAFDNDRWRYREIYIHSKLMLVDDVFMTLGSANLNQRSMAVDSEINIATIDRRVAHDLRKRVWRMHSGGLVDGGGGTKAEIVSAFGKWVELMGANRKKKFNKSGNSDLKKMTGFLLPLEDTRSSTIRLG; encoded by the coding sequence ATGCCGGAATCGACCAGCCGCATCGAAACCACCCATATCGACGAAGTCGGACGCACTGCGACGAGTTCGCTCCAGTGGCTGCTGGAAAACCGCAACCTGAAGGGCAAGGCCAGCCACCCGATCACACACAACAACAAGCTGACGCTGTTCATTTGCGGACAGGAGGGGTTCGCCGACATCGCCGCCGAGATCGCCAGGGCTAAAAATTCCATCGACCTGTGCTGCTGGGGCTTCGATCCGGGCATGGAACTGGTGCGCGGCAACAGCGCCACCTGGCCGCGTGGCGACACGTTTGGCGACTTGCTGATCGCCGCCGCACGGCGTCACGTCAGGGTGCGCCTGCTGATCTGGTATGACCGGATCGGTTCGCCAATAGCGCGCACTATGCCGGGGTATTCGCACGGCACCTCGCCATGGAAAACCGGTGGACAGCGCCCCGACGACATCAGCGCCAGAGCCAGCCTGGCGATGTTGCAGGAGGCAGTCAGGAAAAAACTTGTTTTAAGCAGTGCTTTCAGGGGCGATATCGTCCGGCCCGAGGATATCCCGATGCTGGCGCGTGAAGAATATTGCCACAGCTGGTATGCGGCCGCGTTCCATGGCTTGTTGGAGGGCCTGGAGATTCGCTTGCGGCACGGCGACAGCGCCGCGATCAGCAAGAGTATCGCGACCGAAATCAACCAGCCGCGCGGCTTGACGATGGGGGAAATTGAAAAGCCCGGCATGCAATACCTGGGCACGCATCACCAGAAGCCGGTCCTGATCGATTTCTCCCACGAAATGGGATCCAAGGCCGTCGGCTATGTAATGGGCCTGAACTCGGTGACCGATTATTGGGATACGACGGCCCATCTGCTCGACGATACGCGCCGCGAACAGGGCGGTGTCAACGAGCGGCGCGAGTGTTTGCAGGGAATGGCCGCGGACGGCGGGTTCGCCACGCTGAAACCGTACCAGGATTATGCCTGCCGCATCGACGGTGGCAAGGCATTGATCGCGCTGTACAACAATTTCGTGAAGGCATGGGACCGCGCGATCGACGACCGCACGCATCAGGCCGCCGGGGAATGCGTGAGTTGGTATTCGTCATGTAAAAACCCGCCGGCCCAGCTGTTGCGCGAGGCCGGGCCGGACGACTCCACCGTGCAGATCGTCCTGACCCAGCCCGAGGAGCAGGACAAGACGATCAAGGAAACCTATTTTCGAGCCGTGACCCAGGCCAGCCTGGCGGCCGGCTACCTGTATGTGGAAAATCAGTATTTCCAGTATGAAGAATGGGCCCGGCACTTGCTGGCCGAGCGCAAGAAGGTGGTCGCCGCCTGGAAGGCCGGAAGCCTGAAAGCTGGCAAGACCATGCGTGATATGCCAGTCATGCACGTATTCATCGTCATCCCCGTGCCAGAACGCGCGCAGATGGTGCCGCGCACCCACGACACGCTGGCGGCGCTGGGGCAGCATGCTGGCATGACGGGTCAAAACACCATGATCGACGACTACAACAAGCAGCCGAAAACCCGGCCTGTCAGAGGCGGATTCGGCATCACCAACGAGGTTGAAGTCAAGTTGCCCGACGTGGTGCGGCATTCCAACGGTATCAACAAACCCGGCGTGATGACGCTCGAAAGCGAATTCGGATTGAAGGTGTCGGTGGCGATGCTCAATGTCAGCGCGTTCGACAACGACCGCTGGCGCTACCGTGAAATCTACATCCATTCCAAATTGATGCTGGTCGACGACGTGTTCATGACCTTGGGCAGCGCCAACCTGAACCAGCGCAGCATGGCCGTCGACAGCGAAATCAATATCGCCACCATCGACCGCCGCGTGGCCCACGATTTGCGCAAGCGGGTGTGGCGCATGCATAGCGGGGGACTGGTCGATGGCGGGGGCGGGACGAAGGCGGAGATTGTGTCGGCGTTCGGGAAATGGGTGGAGTTGATGGGTGCAAATCGCAAGAAAAAATTCAATAAATCTGGAAATTCAGATTTAAAGAAAATGACCGGTTTCCTGTTGCCATTGGAAGACACGCGCAGCTCCACCATACGTTTGGGATGA